In Halobaculum magnesiiphilum, the following proteins share a genomic window:
- a CDS encoding molybdopterin-dependent oxidoreductase — MSTEPVSLDLDRRSFMKASALAGAVALGGGGAGQALAQSDGEEENGTDTDHTELTKTICNYCSVGCGFHGERKGNAFVGQEPWEDHPVNNGSLCSKGAGIYETEHSEKRLKSPMRRVDGGWEKLSWNEAYTTVADELTRIKDEYGPDSTMWLGSAHHSNEESYAFRKLASLFGTNNCDHQARICHSTTVAGLANTWGYGAMTNSINDYRNFDMNLIIGQNPAEAHPIAMQHILEGQKRGGKIVVVEPRFTKTAAHADYFYRLRPGTDVALMMGVVKQLRDRGELDDEMIDERVQAWPDVEDDLDDYDIETVSDITWLSTDEIEELTDLVAEHSPKMQIEWAMGGTQHNNGTQNIRSYAMLSLGSGSAAQSGGGLQVMRGHANVQGATDLAVASHILPGYYSVGSPGSWQWWCDVWSRTPQTSGTITFDELYQEYDEMPPEKYVRQSTNTENADEIDESFPAENSMMFQKGLTVARWFDAALPQEDRLNETPIYQPNQLKAAIVWGHSLNSISEMEKQRKAIENLDLLVVVDVFPSVASVLADVDESDTEVVLLAASSQYEHYRSLTNSHRATQWSEPVRPPGHNSRPDLQIMQELAGHLGMGEHFDWGSGPALYNGKSTYESVIREFNLGMRTIGYCQDPARLQQHLEYDYAFSTEDTKAHAPGTPVDGEYWMLPWPCWGEGHPGTPILWNDDMDPRDGGQDFRTRWGTQAPTPEEWDGMATDEPYPMQTTYDQQGEEGLSLLRDSYEPDWWDGTIEGVPQYPGFATTMPDDASNADALTIPYEYALREDTSVADAAEAMNQKYDWADYDMNFYGQFDNPQPDAPTGRGRARGVVWSFLDTTPVHREPIESPRPDLVEQWPANGQQRNFYRLDQNNSTTQQESMQRLTDAGAFEEQSGNGEWTILTSGRQVEHQGGGSETRSNKHTADLQPHMYVEINPDMAERLDIDGGELVVASTTDRGSILLKARVTHRPNDSETFFPFHWGGMFKGESLEERYPDGTVPYAIGESVNAITSRGYDVETQMQETKASMVRIQKATPEVVEELSMRPVEEDGLSENVVDIESYEFPQDRDGFGRQKDFDVRDNSTVQ, encoded by the coding sequence ATGAGCACGGAACCGGTCTCACTGGACCTAGACAGACGGTCGTTCATGAAGGCGAGCGCGTTGGCCGGCGCGGTCGCCCTCGGTGGCGGCGGCGCGGGACAAGCGCTGGCGCAGAGCGACGGCGAGGAAGAGAACGGAACGGACACGGATCACACGGAGCTGACGAAGACGATCTGCAACTACTGCTCGGTCGGGTGCGGCTTCCACGGCGAGCGGAAGGGGAACGCCTTCGTCGGCCAGGAGCCCTGGGAGGACCACCCGGTGAACAACGGGTCGCTCTGCTCGAAGGGCGCGGGCATCTACGAGACGGAGCACTCCGAGAAGCGGCTGAAGTCGCCGATGCGGCGGGTCGACGGCGGCTGGGAGAAGCTCTCGTGGAACGAGGCGTACACCACGGTCGCGGACGAGCTGACCCGGATCAAAGACGAGTACGGCCCCGACAGCACGATGTGGCTCGGGAGCGCGCACCACTCCAACGAGGAGTCGTACGCGTTCAGGAAGCTGGCGTCGCTGTTCGGGACGAACAACTGCGACCACCAGGCGCGCATCTGCCACTCGACGACGGTCGCCGGCCTCGCGAACACGTGGGGCTACGGGGCGATGACCAACTCGATCAACGACTATCGAAACTTCGATATGAACTTGATCATCGGTCAGAACCCGGCGGAGGCCCACCCGATCGCGATGCAGCACATCCTCGAGGGGCAGAAACGCGGCGGGAAGATCGTTGTCGTCGAGCCGCGGTTCACGAAGACCGCGGCCCACGCCGACTACTTCTACCGCCTGCGCCCGGGCACCGACGTGGCCCTCATGATGGGGGTCGTCAAGCAGCTCCGCGACCGCGGGGAACTGGACGACGAGATGATCGACGAGCGCGTGCAGGCGTGGCCCGACGTCGAGGACGACCTCGACGACTACGACATCGAGACGGTGTCGGACATCACGTGGCTCTCGACCGACGAGATCGAGGAGCTAACCGACCTGGTCGCCGAGCACAGCCCCAAGATGCAGATCGAGTGGGCGATGGGCGGGACCCAGCACAACAACGGGACCCAGAACATCCGCTCGTACGCGATGCTCTCGCTCGGCTCGGGCTCCGCGGCCCAGTCGGGCGGCGGCCTGCAGGTCATGCGCGGTCACGCGAACGTGCAGGGGGCGACCGACCTCGCGGTCGCGAGCCACATCCTGCCGGGCTACTACTCGGTCGGCTCGCCCGGCTCGTGGCAGTGGTGGTGCGACGTGTGGTCGCGCACGCCACAGACCTCGGGAACGATCACCTTCGACGAGCTGTATCAGGAGTACGACGAGATGCCGCCGGAGAAGTACGTCCGGCAGTCGACGAACACCGAGAACGCCGACGAGATCGACGAGTCGTTCCCGGCGGAGAACTCGATGATGTTCCAGAAGGGGCTGACGGTGGCCCGCTGGTTCGACGCCGCGCTCCCGCAGGAGGACCGGCTCAACGAGACGCCGATCTACCAGCCCAATCAGCTGAAGGCGGCGATCGTGTGGGGGCACTCGCTGAACTCCATCTCCGAGATGGAGAAACAGCGCAAGGCGATCGAGAACCTCGACCTGCTGGTCGTGGTGGACGTGTTCCCGTCGGTGGCGTCGGTGCTGGCCGACGTGGACGAGTCCGACACGGAGGTCGTCCTGCTCGCGGCCTCCAGCCAGTACGAGCACTACCGCTCGCTGACGAACTCCCACCGCGCGACCCAGTGGTCGGAGCCGGTTCGCCCGCCGGGACACAACTCCCGTCCCGACCTGCAGATCATGCAGGAACTGGCGGGACACCTCGGCATGGGCGAGCACTTCGACTGGGGGTCGGGCCCGGCGCTGTACAACGGCAAGTCGACGTACGAGTCCGTCATTCGGGAGTTCAACCTCGGGATGCGGACCATCGGCTACTGCCAGGACCCGGCACGGCTCCAGCAGCACCTGGAGTACGACTACGCCTTCTCCACCGAGGACACGAAGGCGCACGCGCCCGGCACGCCCGTCGACGGCGAGTACTGGATGCTCCCGTGGCCGTGCTGGGGCGAGGGACACCCGGGGACGCCGATCCTCTGGAACGACGACATGGACCCCCGCGACGGGGGCCAGGACTTCCGCACCCGGTGGGGCACGCAGGCGCCCACCCCCGAGGAGTGGGACGGGATGGCGACCGACGAGCCGTACCCGATGCAGACGACGTACGACCAACAGGGCGAGGAGGGGCTCAGCCTGCTGCGTGACTCCTACGAACCCGACTGGTGGGACGGCACGATCGAGGGCGTCCCGCAGTACCCCGGCTTCGCGACGACGATGCCGGACGACGCGTCCAACGCGGACGCGCTGACGATCCCGTACGAGTACGCGCTCAGGGAGGACACCTCCGTCGCCGACGCCGCCGAGGCGATGAACCAGAAGTACGACTGGGCCGACTACGACATGAACTTCTACGGGCAGTTCGACAACCCGCAGCCGGACGCGCCGACGGGGCGCGGCCGCGCCCGCGGGGTCGTCTGGAGCTTCCTGGACACGACGCCCGTCCACCGCGAACCCATCGAGAGCCCGCGGCCGGACCTGGTCGAGCAGTGGCCCGCCAACGGCCAGCAGCGGAACTTCTACCGCCTCGACCAGAACAACAGCACGACACAGCAGGAGTCCATGCAGCGGCTCACCGACGCCGGCGCCTTCGAGGAGCAGTCGGGCAACGGCGAATGGACGATCCTCACGAGCGGTCGCCAGGTGGAGCACCAGGGCGGCGGCTCCGAGACGCGCTCGAACAAACACACCGCCGACCTCCAGCCGCACATGTACGTGGAGATCAACCCGGACATGGCCGAGCGGCTGGACATCGACGGCGGCGAGCTCGTCGTCGCCTCGACGACCGACCGCGGCTCGATCCTGCTGAAGGCGCGCGTCACCCACCGTCCCAACGACAGCGAGACGTTCTTCCCGTTCCACTGGGGCGGGATGTTCAAGGGCGAGTCGCTGGAGGAGCGCTACCCCGACGGCACCGTGCCGTACGCGATCGGGGAGTCGGTGAACGCGATCACCTCCCGAGGCTACGACGTGGAGACGCAGATGCAGGAGACCAAAGCGTCGATGGTACGGATCCAGAAGGCGACGCCGGAGGTCGTCGAGGAGCTGTCGATGCGGCCCGTCGAGGAGGACGGCCTCTCGGAGAACGTCGTCGACATCGAGTCGTACGAGTTCCCGCAGGACCGCGACGGCTTCGGCCGGCAGAAGGACTTCGACGTCCGCGACAACAGCACGGTTCAGTGA
- a CDS encoding DUF7124 domain-containing protein, translated as MPDKIDLDELDVQPDDDERPNRGDWFWGNDAEDAEPTDGDEEAGDGDDGSAGADDGAGSDDDASAPATGSDAGDADASGTDAVDADGWRSGAARAEELGADDPDPVEYDDDLGADSSSTPRVPYADDDKPVGIPREGGGGGGVSADARDEETQEQPEATGPHGETKSEMTMALSYRAMRSLSNLHAALADAETWTDYVGIVGDVDAHVINKYQRDNRLDLDFFNGTGTGPGERLEEVGPNSMFYADRMVLVGVESTGERAWAERAGWEFVPLSEAAEASGWAVDGEEGEDEDTQSDAGDDGDDAEPDAFDGDAGDEN; from the coding sequence ATGCCCGACAAGATAGATCTCGACGAACTCGACGTACAGCCCGACGACGACGAGCGACCCAACCGCGGCGACTGGTTCTGGGGGAACGACGCCGAGGACGCCGAGCCGACCGACGGCGACGAGGAGGCGGGCGACGGAGACGACGGGTCGGCCGGCGCGGACGACGGGGCCGGCAGCGACGACGACGCGTCGGCGCCAGCGACCGGTTCGGACGCGGGCGACGCGGACGCGAGCGGCACGGACGCGGTCGACGCCGACGGCTGGCGCTCGGGTGCCGCCCGGGCGGAGGAATTGGGCGCCGACGACCCCGACCCCGTCGAGTACGACGACGACCTGGGCGCGGACTCGTCGTCGACGCCGCGGGTGCCGTACGCGGACGACGACAAGCCCGTCGGCATCCCCCGCGAGGGCGGGGGCGGGGGCGGCGTCTCGGCGGACGCGCGCGACGAGGAGACGCAGGAACAGCCCGAGGCGACGGGACCCCACGGGGAGACGAAAAGCGAGATGACGATGGCGCTGTCGTACCGCGCGATGCGGTCGCTGTCGAACCTCCACGCCGCGCTCGCCGACGCCGAGACGTGGACCGACTACGTGGGCATCGTCGGCGACGTGGACGCCCACGTGATCAACAAGTACCAGCGCGACAACCGGCTGGACCTCGACTTCTTCAACGGCACCGGGACCGGCCCGGGCGAGCGGCTGGAGGAGGTCGGCCCGAACTCGATGTTCTACGCCGACCGGATGGTGCTCGTCGGCGTCGAGTCGACGGGAGAGCGCGCGTGGGCCGAGCGCGCCGGCTGGGAGTTCGTCCCGCTCTCGGAGGCCGCCGAGGCGTCTGGATGGGCGGTCGATGGCGAGGAGGGAGAAGACGAGGATACCCAGAGCGATGCTGGTGACGACGGCGATGACGCCGAACCCGACGCCTTCGACGGCGACGCTGGCGACGAGAATTGA
- a CDS encoding TorD/DmsD family molecular chaperone: MSTDELAVYDARIELIDFCIEVFHDAPTEEFLSHLLSGDMRTPEDSVNEHLDAGFEHVRAFVDAHEGDDVSELHSDLRQEYTEVFVGPRPPVLLHETNYRDDTEFIGEGLAEVEASYGAAGWTPPEEYPEENDFVAVELAFLRWLVTKQREGRDETFGYERVFLDNHLMTWVDDAADDIREETDEPLFLAAAEILTGLVEFEDEIVAQMV, translated from the coding sequence ATGAGCACCGACGAACTCGCCGTCTACGACGCCCGGATCGAGCTGATCGACTTCTGCATCGAGGTGTTCCACGACGCCCCGACCGAGGAGTTCCTCTCGCATCTCCTCTCGGGCGACATGCGCACCCCGGAGGACAGCGTCAACGAGCACCTCGACGCCGGGTTCGAGCACGTCCGGGCGTTCGTCGACGCCCACGAGGGCGACGACGTGTCCGAGCTGCACAGCGATCTGCGGCAGGAGTACACGGAGGTGTTCGTCGGCCCGCGCCCGCCCGTCCTGCTGCACGAGACGAACTACCGCGACGACACGGAGTTCATCGGGGAGGGGCTCGCGGAGGTGGAGGCCAGCTACGGCGCGGCCGGCTGGACGCCCCCCGAGGAGTACCCCGAGGAGAACGACTTCGTCGCCGTCGAGCTGGCGTTCCTCCGGTGGCTCGTGACCAAACAGCGCGAGGGGAGAGACGAGACGTTCGGCTACGAGCGCGTGTTCCTCGACAACCACCTCATGACGTGGGTCGACGACGCCGCCGACGACATCCGCGAGGAGACGGACGAACCCCTGTTCCTGGCGGCCGCGGAGATCCTGACCGGCCTCGTCGAGTTCGAGGACGAGATCGTCGCGCAGATGGTGTGA
- a CDS encoding aldehyde ferredoxin oxidoreductase family protein, whose product MERTRVLRVDLSAGTVAFEAVPEQRRRRYLGGKGLGARYLYDELDAGADPRGPENRLGFMLGPLSGALPGESRYAAVTKSPLTGAFLDSYSGGTFPDRLAGSLPDCLGVLVTGAADEPTALVVGDGDPRLEPADDLAGADTVATAEAYPNAAVACVGPAGEREVAYATIASDAGDHHAGRGGAGAVMGSKNLKVVVARGDPPAVPDELADLHAEYADAFADADAGKWQTAGETLESIDFAAEVGVLPANGWRDTANEVDGIGIEAAEAAAAEREYPEDDVPGGFRVETDDGETVPRGAAPMTLGAGLGMDDFDAVAALGEACDRLGVDVITAGNAVAWAVRADQVDFGFGDEDGARRLIERIARRSDGDDLADALAEGVDAAAERYGGDGYVPTVKSMELPAYDPRGALGMALAYATADRGGCHRRARPIEEEVFREDWDTARRVEAVVGAQNARATLWSLVVDDFAGETLWDDLGAEWLDALGVPHDDLRRVGDRVWTLVRLFNAREGFDREADVLPPQFSEPLPDGDAPAAGRAVDGEAFERLLDAYYAARGWDDRGIPTTERCRALDLPTDAPVRSADRTRADD is encoded by the coding sequence ATGGAACGGACCCGGGTCCTCCGCGTCGACCTCTCGGCGGGGACCGTCGCGTTCGAGGCGGTCCCCGAACAGCGGCGCCGCCGCTACCTCGGCGGGAAGGGCCTCGGCGCCCGGTATCTGTACGACGAACTGGACGCGGGCGCGGACCCCCGCGGCCCCGAGAACCGCCTCGGGTTCATGCTCGGGCCGCTGTCGGGGGCGCTCCCGGGCGAGTCGCGCTACGCCGCGGTGACGAAGTCGCCGCTGACGGGCGCGTTCCTCGACTCCTACTCCGGGGGCACCTTCCCCGACCGGCTCGCGGGGTCGCTGCCCGACTGCCTCGGCGTGCTCGTGACGGGCGCGGCCGACGAGCCGACGGCGCTGGTCGTCGGCGACGGCGACCCGCGGCTGGAGCCCGCGGACGACCTCGCGGGCGCGGACACGGTCGCCACCGCGGAGGCGTACCCGAACGCTGCGGTCGCGTGCGTCGGCCCCGCCGGCGAGCGCGAGGTCGCGTACGCGACGATCGCCTCCGACGCCGGCGACCACCACGCGGGCCGCGGCGGCGCCGGCGCGGTGATGGGCTCGAAGAACCTGAAGGTGGTCGTCGCCCGCGGCGACCCGCCGGCGGTGCCCGACGAGCTCGCCGATCTCCACGCGGAGTACGCCGACGCCTTCGCCGACGCGGACGCCGGCAAGTGGCAGACGGCCGGCGAGACGCTGGAGTCGATCGACTTCGCCGCCGAGGTGGGCGTGTTGCCCGCGAACGGCTGGCGCGACACCGCGAACGAGGTCGACGGCATCGGGATCGAGGCCGCCGAGGCCGCCGCGGCCGAGCGCGAGTACCCCGAGGACGACGTGCCCGGCGGCTTCCGCGTCGAGACCGACGACGGCGAGACGGTTCCCCGCGGCGCGGCGCCGATGACGCTCGGTGCCGGGCTGGGGATGGACGACTTCGACGCGGTCGCGGCGCTCGGGGAGGCGTGCGACCGCCTCGGCGTCGACGTGATCACCGCCGGCAACGCCGTCGCGTGGGCGGTCCGGGCCGACCAGGTCGACTTCGGCTTCGGCGACGAGGACGGTGCCCGGCGCCTGATCGAGCGGATCGCTCGACGAAGCGACGGCGACGACCTCGCGGACGCGCTCGCGGAGGGCGTCGACGCCGCCGCCGAGCGCTACGGCGGCGACGGCTACGTGCCGACGGTGAAGTCGATGGAGCTGCCCGCCTACGACCCCCGCGGCGCGCTCGGGATGGCGCTGGCGTACGCGACCGCCGACCGCGGCGGCTGCCACCGCCGCGCGCGGCCCATCGAGGAGGAGGTGTTCCGCGAGGACTGGGACACCGCCCGCCGCGTCGAGGCGGTCGTGGGTGCCCAAAACGCCCGCGCGACGCTGTGGAGCCTCGTCGTCGACGACTTCGCCGGCGAGACGCTGTGGGACGATCTGGGCGCCGAGTGGCTCGACGCGCTCGGCGTCCCGCACGACGACCTCCGCCGCGTCGGCGACCGGGTGTGGACGCTCGTGCGGCTGTTCAACGCCCGCGAGGGGTTCGACCGCGAGGCCGACGTGCTCCCGCCGCAGTTCTCCGAGCCGCTCCCGGACGGCGACGCGCCCGCCGCCGGCCGCGCCGTCGACGGCGAGGCGTTCGAGCGCCTGCTCGACGCCTACTACGCCGCCCGCGGGTGGGACGACCGAGGGATCCCGACGACCGAACGCTGTCGCGCGCTGGACCTCCCGACCGACGCCCCCGTCCGATCCGCCGACCGCACGCGAGCCGACGACTGA
- a CDS encoding hydrogenase iron-sulfur subunit: MNVGAFVCSCGGTCDVDLESVRDGVRDVDVVASSEQLCRDALPAVDGLIDEYDLDQLIVGACDDGCKTTFDDLVERNGLHPDAAAYVDHRERAGWVHERDDATDKTARLFNARRTGLEYEAATRTVSREAGERVVVVGDAETAAALADSAEVTLLADGAEYADGRRDDDSDADLSDVDIERGRLVGVEGGFGEFEVQVEARVTEDCISCMKCVKEGPDGMVTRRPVDIHPDAPDGEWADCCPTDAIDLAGVTRTVEADQVVDPAGTSTARGGRIGYYTGPVDSGTIASVESLLGGVSKPKYLDLDMDVCAAGDSGQQGCTACVDACPHDAVDRPAVDEVEFDLTACENCGACTSSCPTGATSLREPSNERIAREVEALLSRETDEGGIWPFTGGDDGIETPVIAFTCDERAAAALDEYGSRAAAGEDVTYPPVLPVEVNCTDTVGEGHVMHALAAGAAGVAVIGCGGDCLHSGPDPKAELVERLNRATRDLGLGERVAFFAPDPSEPSEFVEELSSFTELTLDPTPVPEGEHRSTGVVREDKPNPAFNSHDWTLESVRRILEFAEPERETVRGLKDFGVMSVNDACNLTPTCSTLCPTDAIRRTEDGNLQFNHEDCVNCGLCEEGCPETAITMEQGLDLSRLPENRTAGEGAVADDDPRWETVHDGEMLECVRCGDPFTSAASAEHIQSEVGDLVEGIAPNSEHSVFEYCGDCRAQLLFDNR, from the coding sequence ATGAACGTCGGGGCATTCGTCTGTTCGTGCGGGGGGACCTGCGACGTGGACCTGGAGTCGGTCCGCGACGGGGTCCGCGACGTCGACGTGGTCGCGTCCTCCGAGCAGCTGTGCCGGGACGCGCTGCCCGCCGTCGACGGGCTGATCGACGAGTACGACCTCGACCAGCTGATCGTCGGCGCTTGCGACGACGGCTGTAAGACGACGTTCGACGACCTCGTCGAGCGCAACGGGCTCCACCCGGACGCGGCCGCCTACGTAGACCACCGCGAGCGGGCCGGCTGGGTCCACGAGCGCGACGACGCCACCGACAAAACCGCGCGGCTGTTCAACGCGCGTCGCACCGGCCTCGAGTACGAGGCCGCCACGCGCACCGTCTCGCGGGAGGCGGGCGAGCGCGTGGTCGTTGTCGGCGACGCCGAGACCGCGGCCGCGCTCGCCGATTCCGCCGAGGTGACACTGCTCGCGGACGGCGCGGAGTACGCCGACGGTCGTCGCGACGACGACTCGGACGCGGACCTCTCGGACGTCGACATCGAGCGCGGCCGGCTCGTCGGCGTCGAGGGCGGGTTCGGCGAGTTCGAAGTGCAGGTCGAGGCCCGCGTCACCGAGGACTGCATCTCCTGCATGAAATGCGTGAAGGAGGGCCCCGACGGGATGGTGACGCGCCGCCCCGTCGACATCCACCCGGACGCGCCCGACGGGGAGTGGGCCGACTGCTGCCCGACCGACGCGATCGATCTGGCGGGCGTCACGCGCACCGTCGAGGCCGACCAGGTCGTCGACCCCGCGGGCACGTCGACCGCCCGCGGCGGCCGGATCGGCTACTACACCGGCCCGGTCGACTCCGGCACGATCGCCTCCGTCGAGTCCCTGCTCGGAGGTGTCTCGAAGCCGAAATATTTGGATCTCGACATGGACGTGTGCGCCGCGGGCGACTCAGGCCAGCAGGGGTGTACCGCCTGCGTCGACGCCTGCCCGCACGACGCCGTCGATCGGCCCGCCGTCGACGAGGTGGAGTTCGACCTGACCGCCTGCGAGAACTGCGGCGCGTGCACCTCGTCGTGCCCGACGGGCGCGACATCGCTACGGGAGCCGTCGAACGAGCGGATCGCCCGCGAGGTCGAGGCGCTGCTGAGCCGCGAGACCGACGAGGGCGGTATCTGGCCGTTCACCGGCGGCGACGACGGTATCGAGACGCCCGTGATCGCGTTCACCTGCGACGAGCGCGCCGCGGCGGCGCTCGACGAGTACGGCAGCCGCGCCGCCGCCGGCGAGGACGTGACCTACCCGCCGGTGCTCCCCGTCGAGGTGAACTGCACCGACACCGTCGGCGAGGGGCACGTCATGCACGCGCTGGCGGCCGGGGCCGCCGGCGTCGCGGTCATCGGCTGCGGCGGCGACTGCCTCCACTCCGGCCCGGACCCGAAGGCGGAACTCGTCGAGCGGCTCAACCGCGCGACGCGGGATCTGGGCCTGGGCGAGCGCGTCGCGTTCTTCGCGCCCGACCCCAGCGAGCCGAGCGAGTTCGTCGAGGAGCTGAGCAGCTTCACCGAACTGACGCTGGACCCGACGCCCGTGCCCGAGGGCGAGCACCGCTCGACCGGCGTCGTCCGCGAGGACAAGCCCAACCCCGCGTTCAACAGCCACGACTGGACGCTGGAGTCGGTGCGTCGGATCTTAGAGTTCGCCGAGCCCGAGCGCGAGACGGTTCGCGGGCTGAAGGACTTCGGCGTGATGTCCGTCAACGACGCCTGCAACCTCACGCCGACGTGTTCGACGCTGTGTCCGACCGACGCGATCCGCCGGACCGAGGACGGCAACCTCCAGTTCAACCACGAGGACTGCGTCAACTGCGGGCTCTGTGAGGAGGGCTGCCCCGAGACGGCGATCACGATGGAGCAAGGGCTGGACCTCTCGCGACTGCCGGAGAACCGGACCGCCGGCGAGGGCGCCGTCGCCGACGACGATCCCCGCTGGGAGACGGTTCACGACGGCGAGATGCTGGAGTGCGTCCGCTGTGGCGACCCGTTCACCTCGGCGGCCTCCGCCGAGCACATCCAGTCGGAGGTCGGCGACCTCGTCGAGGGGATCGCCCCCAACTCCGAGCACAGCGTCTTCGAGTACTGCGGCGACTGCCGCGCGCAGTTGCTGTTCGACAACCGGTAA
- a CDS encoding 4Fe-4S dicluster domain-containing protein, producing the protein MATNETSEQVMGQGVMSTGDDARIFPDVEACIDCGGCVVACKRTWDVPRDEQRISISTMLEGQPAEPMERYNTNSGGALGQEGASPGETAIPMQCYHCEEAPCVSVCPTDSLIKKDNGFVDVRDNLCVGCQYCLSACPFGAPQFPGSDEGAARLFGNGGTMDKCTMCEERQDIGKGPACAEECATDALLVGDAEEISSELDRRGSDSFFNGVAMEIIFGEDADEFEGSNA; encoded by the coding sequence ATGGCAACTAACGAAACCAGCGAGCAGGTGATGGGTCAGGGGGTGATGAGCACCGGCGACGATGCTCGGATCTTCCCTGACGTCGAAGCCTGCATCGACTGCGGCGGGTGCGTCGTCGCGTGCAAGCGGACGTGGGACGTGCCCAGGGACGAACAGCGAATCAGCATCTCGACGATGCTGGAGGGACAGCCGGCGGAGCCGATGGAGCGGTACAACACCAACAGCGGCGGCGCGCTCGGACAGGAGGGCGCCTCGCCCGGCGAGACGGCGATCCCGATGCAGTGTTACCACTGCGAGGAGGCGCCGTGCGTGTCGGTGTGCCCGACGGACTCGCTGATCAAGAAGGACAACGGGTTCGTCGACGTTCGCGACAACCTCTGTGTCGGCTGCCAGTACTGCCTGTCGGCGTGTCCGTTCGGCGCGCCGCAGTTCCCCGGCTCCGACGAGGGCGCCGCCCGGCTGTTCGGCAACGGCGGCACGATGGACAAGTGTACGATGTGCGAGGAGCGCCAGGACATCGGCAAGGGGCCCGCCTGCGCCGAGGAGTGCGCGACCGACGCGCTGCTCGTGGGAGACGCCGAGGAGATCTCGTCCGAGCTCGACCGGCGCGGCTCCGACTCGTTCTTCAACGGCGTCGCCATGGAGATCATCTTCGGCGAGGACGCCGACGAGTTCGAGGGGAGCAACGCATGA
- a CDS encoding DUF7405 family protein produces the protein MPSRRSMLGRLAVAAGIGVAGCTTGSPPGLPLDSNPHSVPSRQFAQRDVLRRDADGNPLQARHRRVLLLDLQRDPSEGAAETVERALRTVEAAYDWAPDGLFHALAWGSTYFDDNGALGRVPIEHPEVLTRTDDEELQRFDAMLVLESDVPSHLPAAESALFGSREEVNGEPVDHTLDGVFRRRDRRTGFLGEGLPDEHVDVEGLEADAPMFSGFFSGREGSQASEDRVAIDDGPLAGGTTAHLSHITFDLPQWFSLDEASRVGKMFSPEFSTEDVAELTTNVPFADEVREHAREHGSVGHHEKVARVRRDGEPLVLRRDFNTVDDGRTGVHFLSYQRELAHFRRTRKSMNGWYLRDDHPDITDRENNGILNFITTQSRANFVVPPREKRAFPLTIT, from the coding sequence ATGCCGTCCCGCCGGAGCATGCTGGGGAGGCTCGCGGTCGCGGCCGGTATCGGCGTCGCCGGCTGCACGACCGGCTCGCCGCCCGGGCTCCCGCTCGACTCCAACCCGCACTCGGTGCCGAGCAGACAGTTCGCCCAGCGCGACGTGCTCCGGCGCGACGCCGACGGCAACCCGCTGCAGGCGCGCCACCGACGCGTCCTCCTGTTGGACCTGCAGCGCGACCCCTCCGAGGGAGCCGCCGAGACCGTCGAGCGCGCCCTCCGGACGGTGGAGGCCGCGTACGACTGGGCGCCGGACGGGCTGTTTCACGCCCTCGCATGGGGGTCGACGTACTTCGACGACAACGGCGCGCTCGGGCGCGTCCCCATCGAGCACCCGGAGGTGCTCACCCGGACCGACGACGAGGAGCTCCAACGCTTCGACGCCATGCTCGTGCTGGAGTCGGACGTGCCCTCGCATCTCCCGGCCGCCGAGAGCGCGCTGTTCGGCTCGCGCGAGGAGGTGAACGGGGAGCCGGTCGACCACACCCTGGACGGCGTGTTCCGCCGTCGCGACCGCCGGACGGGCTTTCTCGGCGAGGGGCTCCCCGACGAACACGTCGACGTGGAGGGGCTGGAGGCGGACGCGCCGATGTTCTCGGGGTTCTTCTCCGGACGCGAGGGGAGCCAGGCGAGCGAGGACCGCGTCGCCATCGACGACGGCCCGCTGGCCGGCGGCACCACCGCGCACCTCTCGCACATCACCTTCGACCTCCCGCAGTGGTTCTCCCTCGACGAGGCGAGCCGGGTCGGGAAGATGTTCTCCCCGGAGTTCTCGACCGAGGACGTGGCCGAGCTGACGACGAACGTGCCGTTCGCGGACGAGGTGCGAGAGCACGCCCGCGAGCACGGGAGCGTCGGCCACCACGAGAAGGTCGCGCGCGTCCGCCGGGACGGCGAGCCGCTCGTGCTCCGGCGGGACTTCAACACCGTCGACGACGGCCGGACGGGCGTGCACTTCCTCAGCTACCAGCGCGAGCTCGCGCACTTCCGGCGGACGCGCAAGTCGATGAACGGCTGGTACCTGCGCGACGACCACCCGGACATCACCGACCGCGAGAACAACGGCATCCTCAACTTCATCACCACGCAGTCGCGGGCGAACTTCGTCGTGCCGCCCCGAGAAAAGCGTGCGTTCCCCCTGACGATCACCTGA